A stretch of Thermomicrobium roseum DSM 5159 DNA encodes these proteins:
- a CDS encoding glutamine synthetase family protein translates to MEIATVTRLLRAAGVRWVRIEMADTHGIARSKSVPLDKFPLYGTLGINFYGGMLLQDASGWDIPLEERLPPPDYLLKPDLDTLVVLPYAPGEARVIGDLYRDDVPAPEDPRVVCRRIVDLYRAHGWTPRSGFEYEFYLLVAATREPVFRDKQICSTIRNNFDPAWRDELLEALEAHGIVVSTLSVENAPGQFEITFSPADGLTAADQAFSFRTTVKEVSRKHGYLAPFMTKPFIDQAASGTHLHHSLVDCRTGENLFADPAGEYGLSELAWHFLGGLFHHARALIAFFSPTPNDYKRYQPGLFAPTSICWGYDNRSAAFRIPADAHGAKARIENRLGGAAANPYIALAASLAAGWDGIQRRLRPPAPIQKDVGWLEGLPPLPRSLDEALDALEADRTLCELLGRPFVETYIAVKRWDTEKCRRHCPDYGTPEWLRRIDPYEWEEYGELI, encoded by the coding sequence ATGGAGATCGCGACCGTGACACGGTTATTGCGAGCAGCTGGTGTGCGTTGGGTACGCATCGAAATGGCCGATACCCACGGTATCGCCCGCTCGAAAAGTGTGCCGCTCGACAAGTTCCCACTCTACGGAACGCTGGGCATCAACTTTTATGGAGGGATGCTCCTGCAAGATGCCTCGGGCTGGGACATTCCGCTGGAAGAGCGCCTTCCGCCCCCTGACTATCTCCTCAAGCCGGATCTCGATACGCTGGTCGTGCTTCCCTACGCGCCAGGAGAAGCCCGCGTCATCGGTGACCTCTACCGCGATGATGTCCCAGCCCCGGAGGATCCTCGGGTCGTTTGTCGGCGCATCGTCGACCTCTATCGTGCGCACGGCTGGACACCGCGCAGCGGTTTCGAGTACGAGTTCTACTTGCTCGTCGCTGCGACACGCGAGCCCGTCTTCCGTGACAAGCAGATCTGCTCGACGATCCGCAACAACTTCGACCCTGCCTGGCGCGATGAACTCCTCGAGGCGCTCGAGGCACACGGAATCGTCGTGTCGACGCTGAGCGTGGAAAACGCGCCCGGCCAGTTCGAGATCACCTTCAGCCCAGCCGACGGGCTCACCGCGGCCGATCAGGCGTTCTCTTTCCGCACCACCGTCAAGGAGGTTTCGCGCAAGCACGGGTACTTGGCCCCATTCATGACCAAGCCATTCATCGACCAAGCAGCATCCGGCACTCACCTGCACCACAGCCTCGTCGACTGCCGCACAGGCGAGAATCTTTTCGCCGATCCTGCGGGCGAGTATGGCCTCTCCGAGTTGGCCTGGCACTTCCTCGGTGGGCTTTTCCATCATGCGCGAGCACTCATCGCTTTCTTCTCCCCCACACCCAACGATTACAAGCGGTATCAGCCTGGTCTCTTCGCGCCCACGAGCATCTGCTGGGGCTACGACAATCGTTCGGCTGCCTTCCGCATTCCAGCTGACGCCCACGGAGCCAAGGCTCGCATCGAGAACCGGCTCGGCGGAGCCGCGGCCAATCCCTACATCGCGCTCGCCGCGTCGCTGGCAGCTGGATGGGACGGGATCCAGCGTCGCCTTCGTCCCCCTGCGCCGATTCAGAAAGATGTCGGTTGGCTCGAGGGGTTGCCACCGCTGCCTCGCTCGCTCGACGAAGCGCTCGATGCTCTGGAAGCCGATCGCACGCTTTGTGAATTGCTCGGCCGACCGTTCGTCGAGACCTATATCGCCGTGAAGCGGTGGGATACCGAAAAATGCCGACGGCACTGCCCCGACTACGGCACACCGGAGTGGCTCCGCCGCATCGATCCCTACGAGTGGGAGGAGTACGGCGAACTCATCTAG
- a CDS encoding PQQ-dependent sugar dehydrogenase, protein MQPFARIPHANLRLTRRSVLLFSLLLPACNVGIQRWESGPPTATPPPAASRTPSPVRTPSSASPSLATVTAPRPSPTGAPSPTGPVALRVETLLTGLEAPWEVTFAPDGRLLLTERPGRVRLVVNGQLRTRPALTLPVAAVGEGGLLGLALHPDFSRTGWVYLYYTYQTDQLWNRVVRYRLADDQLVEPQVILDRIPGASIHDGGRIAFGPDGKLYVTTGDARDPEAAQDLASLAGKILRLEPDGSLPPDNPFPGSPVWTYGHRNPQGLAWTNDGRLYATEHGPTGDLGLAAHDEVNLIEPGKNYGWPFVVADLVRRPLPDAVPPVAQSGQTTWAPSGATFVRAGSIPQWQGNLLFAGLRSQALWRLVLTPDGRSAVQLEALYQGEFGRLRTVVEGPDGAIYLLTSNRDGRGNPRAGDDRLVRIAPA, encoded by the coding sequence ATGCAACCCTTCGCTCGCATACCGCACGCCAACCTGCGACTGACGCGACGGAGCGTGCTACTCTTCTCGCTGCTCCTGCCTGCCTGCAACGTGGGTATCCAGCGATGGGAGAGCGGACCGCCCACTGCCACACCTCCTCCCGCGGCGTCGCGCACTCCTTCGCCCGTTCGCACGCCTAGTTCCGCCTCACCGTCTCTCGCGACCGTCACTGCTCCGCGACCGAGCCCGACCGGTGCACCATCCCCCACCGGTCCGGTCGCGCTCCGGGTCGAGACGCTCCTCACTGGACTCGAGGCACCGTGGGAAGTGACCTTCGCTCCCGATGGGCGTCTCCTGTTGACCGAACGGCCAGGCCGAGTCCGGCTCGTGGTGAACGGCCAGCTCCGCACTCGACCTGCGCTGACGCTACCGGTCGCCGCAGTCGGCGAAGGCGGTCTCTTGGGCCTCGCGCTCCACCCTGACTTCTCTCGTACGGGGTGGGTTTACCTTTACTACACCTACCAGACGGACCAGCTTTGGAATCGGGTCGTCCGCTATCGACTCGCCGATGATCAGTTGGTCGAACCTCAGGTCATTCTCGATCGCATTCCTGGTGCCAGCATCCATGACGGGGGGCGGATCGCCTTCGGTCCGGACGGCAAACTCTACGTCACGACCGGTGATGCCCGTGACCCGGAAGCCGCGCAGGACCTCGCTTCGCTCGCTGGCAAAATCCTGCGACTCGAGCCAGACGGCTCGCTCCCACCGGACAATCCCTTCCCGGGATCTCCGGTTTGGACCTATGGCCATCGCAACCCGCAGGGCCTGGCTTGGACGAACGATGGCCGGCTCTATGCGACCGAGCACGGGCCGACCGGCGATCTCGGACTCGCCGCCCATGACGAGGTGAACCTGATCGAACCGGGGAAAAACTACGGCTGGCCCTTCGTCGTCGCCGATCTGGTCCGGCGTCCGCTGCCCGATGCTGTTCCGCCGGTTGCGCAGAGCGGCCAGACTACTTGGGCCCCGAGCGGAGCCACGTTCGTGCGTGCTGGGTCCATTCCCCAGTGGCAGGGAAACTTGCTCTTCGCTGGCTTGCGCAGTCAAGCGCTTTGGCGCCTCGTCCTCACACCGGACGGACGATCTGCTGTCCAGCTCGAGGCACTCTATCAGGGAGAGTTCGGTCGGCTGCGCACCGTCGTCGAGGGGCCGGACGGAGCGATTTACCTCCTGACCAGCAACCGCGACGGCCGCGGTAACCCGCGTGCCGGGGACGACCGTCTCGTCCGCATCGCGCCCGCTTGA
- a CDS encoding MoaD/ThiS family protein, whose product MTRETTCHRVELYGLPAVIAGQRTLEVAGTTLAELASALVVACPRLAGPVIDPATGWLNRGYVFVVDGRFTRDPATALESASEILLVAAQAGG is encoded by the coding sequence ATGACGCGCGAAACCACCTGCCATCGGGTCGAGCTGTACGGCCTCCCGGCAGTCATCGCCGGTCAGCGGACATTGGAAGTCGCGGGAACGACATTGGCCGAACTCGCCAGCGCACTCGTCGTCGCCTGTCCTCGACTGGCTGGCCCCGTCATCGATCCTGCGACCGGTTGGCTCAACCGCGGGTACGTCTTCGTCGTCGACGGCCGCTTCACGCGTGACCCGGCGACAGCGTTGGAATCAGCGAGCGAAATCCTCCTCGTCGCAGCGCAGGCCGGAGGCTGA
- the fliE gene encoding flagellar hook-basal body complex protein FliE, with translation MSIAPIPPISAEIAPVGTAAAPKPAAGPSFGAVLERALGSLNQQINEADRLALALAAGEDVDLHEVMLALETASIGLQAALQIRNRALEAYREVMSMPI, from the coding sequence GTGAGCATCGCGCCGATTCCACCGATCTCCGCTGAGATCGCGCCGGTCGGGACGGCGGCTGCGCCCAAGCCAGCAGCTGGCCCGTCGTTCGGGGCGGTTCTCGAGCGTGCACTCGGCTCCTTGAATCAGCAGATCAACGAAGCGGATCGGCTGGCACTCGCATTGGCAGCTGGGGAAGACGTGGATCTCCACGAGGTCATGCTCGCCCTGGAGACAGCGTCGATCGGATTGCAGGCTGCGCTGCAGATCCGCAACCGGGCACTGGAAGCCTATCGTGAAGTGATGTCGATGCCGATCTGA
- a CDS encoding DedA family protein, with protein sequence MVHLDLASLIRTIGLLGVAAIVFTESGLLIGLFLPGDSLLFTAGLLAAQGYLDIRWLVLACFAAAVAGDQAGYAFGLRVGRALFQRQDSRFFKKRYLVQAERFFLRHGGKAVTLARFVPIVRTCTPIVAGIGRMPYQRFLAFNLLGAALWAIGITLAGYWLGNVIPGIDRYLLPIVVAIVLVSLAPSALHLWRERQATLPHPPRAGAPLPAKERDRT encoded by the coding sequence ATGGTTCACCTCGATTTGGCCAGTCTCATCCGCACCATTGGTCTCCTCGGTGTGGCAGCGATCGTGTTTACTGAAAGCGGTCTCCTCATCGGGTTGTTCCTGCCAGGTGACTCTCTCCTCTTCACAGCTGGTCTGCTCGCTGCTCAGGGTTACCTCGATATCCGCTGGCTCGTCCTCGCCTGCTTCGCTGCCGCTGTCGCAGGCGACCAGGCCGGCTACGCCTTCGGCTTGCGGGTCGGGCGGGCACTCTTTCAGCGTCAGGACTCGCGCTTTTTCAAGAAGCGCTATCTCGTACAGGCTGAGCGCTTTTTCCTCCGTCATGGAGGCAAGGCAGTCACGCTGGCCCGCTTCGTACCCATCGTCCGGACCTGTACACCGATCGTCGCGGGGATCGGCCGCATGCCGTACCAACGGTTCCTCGCCTTCAACCTGCTCGGGGCAGCGCTCTGGGCGATCGGCATCACGCTCGCCGGGTACTGGTTGGGCAACGTCATTCCGGGTATCGACCGATACCTCTTGCCCATCGTCGTCGCTATCGTGCTCGTCTCCCTCGCGCCCTCGGCCCTTCATCTCTGGCGCGAGCGGCAGGCGACCCTCCCCCATCCCCCTCGCGCTGGTGCCCCTCTGCCCGCGAAGGAGCGCGACCGCACGTAG
- a CDS encoding M20 metallopeptidase family protein translates to MVWDELIRVTPELDAWLRETRRYLHMHPELSLQETNTARLVAGHLRELDIEHRTGLGGDGRPLFMSAEALRAAGIQPGPTTGGNGVLALIRGERGPGRTVLLRADMDALPIDEQNEVPYRSTRPGVMHACGHDAHTTILLGVAELLNSLRDRFAGTVKLMFQPAEEGPGGAAAMIADGILEDPPVDAAFALHVDSTHRAGEVAVSPGPATAAADTFRIVVRGVGGHAAKPETTVDPIVVAAQIVVALQTLVSRETSPLESAVVTVGTFHAGTATNIIPDHAVLEGTVRTYSPAVRDHIERRIAELASGIARAMRAEAETVYLRGYPAMYNDPSLTALARQVATELLGSERVYDREPLMAGEDFAFVAQHVPVCMISLGVANPERGIVYPPHHPRFDLDEDALAVGVRLLTAIALRYLGAV, encoded by the coding sequence ATGGTCTGGGACGAGCTCATCCGAGTAACGCCGGAACTCGATGCGTGGCTGCGTGAGACGCGCCGCTACCTCCACATGCATCCCGAACTCTCGCTCCAGGAAACCAATACAGCTCGCCTCGTCGCTGGCCATCTCCGCGAACTCGACATCGAGCACCGTACCGGACTGGGTGGTGACGGTCGGCCGCTCTTCATGTCCGCCGAGGCCCTCCGGGCAGCTGGTATCCAACCAGGACCCACCACCGGAGGGAACGGGGTCCTCGCCCTCATCCGCGGTGAGCGTGGCCCTGGAAGAACCGTCCTTTTGCGCGCCGATATGGATGCCCTCCCCATCGACGAACAGAACGAGGTACCATATCGATCCACGCGCCCCGGAGTGATGCACGCCTGCGGTCACGATGCGCACACCACCATTTTGCTCGGTGTCGCCGAGCTCCTGAATAGCTTGCGCGATCGCTTCGCCGGGACGGTCAAACTGATGTTCCAGCCCGCGGAGGAAGGACCTGGCGGTGCGGCGGCGATGATCGCCGATGGGATCCTCGAAGATCCGCCAGTCGATGCCGCCTTTGCTCTCCACGTCGACAGCACGCACCGCGCTGGTGAGGTCGCCGTGTCGCCTGGGCCAGCGACCGCAGCGGCCGACACGTTCCGCATCGTGGTGCGCGGTGTCGGTGGTCATGCCGCCAAACCGGAGACCACCGTCGATCCGATCGTGGTCGCTGCGCAGATCGTCGTCGCACTTCAGACGCTCGTCAGCCGGGAGACGAGCCCTCTCGAGTCGGCTGTCGTCACGGTCGGCACGTTCCACGCCGGGACCGCGACCAACATCATTCCGGATCACGCTGTTCTCGAGGGGACGGTCCGCACCTATTCTCCTGCGGTCCGCGATCATATCGAGCGGCGCATCGCTGAGCTCGCTAGCGGCATCGCTCGCGCCATGCGTGCCGAGGCGGAAACCGTTTACCTCCGCGGTTATCCAGCCATGTACAACGATCCCTCGCTCACAGCACTCGCTCGCCAGGTGGCGACGGAACTGCTGGGTTCCGAGCGTGTTTACGATCGGGAACCGCTCATGGCTGGGGAAGACTTCGCCTTCGTCGCCCAGCATGTCCCGGTGTGCATGATCAGCCTGGGCGTTGCGAACCCGGAGCGCGGCATCGTCTACCCGCCGCACCACCCGCGTTTCGACCTGGACGAGGACGCGCTCGCCGTCGGCGTCCGACTCCTCACCGCGATCGCCCTCCGCTATCTCGGTGCTGTCTGA
- a CDS encoding DMT family transporter, protein MRVATWRRWVDGEAFLAVLIWGASFPIVKHGVDSFGPLGFAVVRLIVAIACLLLWLRWRGEALRIERADWPRLAVAGFGAMGLFQILFLVGMHHTTATHSALFLNTSPLWALPISWLVERQRPRLGAIIGAVLGFAGVVAMIGRPEGEARSTLWGDLLTLGAALCWVGVTLIPRPLVRRYGAVPITTWMLIASLVVVSLVGFPETMQSLHEVPGWGAWGALLYTGILAMVGANVFWQRAVQRLGAATTLVYYYLQPGIALVLGAMFVGERIRVTQVIGIMAVFVGVLLAQRAGLQENVPRIAAPVTRRSP, encoded by the coding sequence ATGCGTGTGGCGACATGGCGGCGCTGGGTCGATGGTGAGGCCTTCCTCGCTGTGCTCATCTGGGGAGCGTCCTTCCCGATCGTCAAGCACGGTGTCGATTCGTTCGGTCCGCTCGGCTTCGCAGTCGTCCGGCTGATCGTCGCGATCGCGTGTCTTCTCCTGTGGTTGCGCTGGCGTGGTGAGGCGTTGCGGATCGAGCGAGCCGATTGGCCGCGCCTCGCGGTGGCGGGTTTTGGGGCGATGGGGCTTTTCCAGATCCTGTTCCTCGTGGGCATGCACCATACAACAGCGACGCACAGCGCGCTTTTTCTGAACACGAGCCCGCTCTGGGCGCTCCCGATTTCTTGGCTCGTCGAACGTCAACGACCTCGTCTCGGGGCGATCATCGGGGCGGTGCTGGGGTTCGCGGGCGTCGTGGCGATGATCGGTCGTCCCGAGGGGGAAGCGCGCTCGACGCTGTGGGGCGATCTCCTGACGCTCGGCGCGGCGCTCTGCTGGGTCGGGGTGACGTTGATCCCGCGGCCGCTGGTACGCCGGTACGGGGCTGTACCGATCACGACCTGGATGCTCATTGCGAGCCTGGTCGTGGTGAGTCTCGTTGGCTTCCCGGAGACGATGCAGAGCCTGCACGAGGTGCCTGGTTGGGGTGCCTGGGGAGCGCTCCTCTATACGGGAATTCTGGCGATGGTGGGAGCGAACGTGTTCTGGCAACGAGCTGTTCAACGGCTCGGGGCTGCCACGACGCTGGTCTACTATTATTTGCAGCCTGGAATCGCTCTGGTGCTCGGTGCAATGTTTGTCGGAGAACGGATCCGGGTGACGCAAGTCATCGGGATCATGGCAGTGTTCGTGGGTGTCCTGCTCGCCCAGCGGGCAGGGCTCCAGGAGAACGTTCCCCGGATCGCTGCTCCGGTGACTCGCCGTTCACCCTGA
- the flgC gene encoding flagellar basal body rod protein FlgC has protein sequence MGILETMRVSLSALTAQRVRMDVTASNLANVDTTRTPQGGPYLRRQVVFATEQPSPFARLVQTRTGLVETTPSAGRGVQVAGIVVDRRAVREVYDPTHPDADANGIVRYPDIDVVSEMTNLMAATRAYEANVTVLDALKTMAMRALSIGRA, from the coding sequence ATGGGAATCCTCGAGACGATGCGCGTCAGTCTCTCGGCGCTCACCGCGCAACGCGTGCGGATGGACGTCACGGCGTCGAACCTGGCCAACGTCGATACGACGCGGACGCCGCAAGGCGGGCCGTATCTGCGTCGGCAAGTCGTTTTCGCGACCGAGCAGCCCAGCCCGTTCGCTCGGCTCGTGCAAACGCGGACGGGACTGGTCGAAACGACCCCGAGCGCTGGGCGCGGGGTGCAAGTGGCTGGGATCGTCGTCGATCGCCGGGCGGTGCGGGAAGTCTACGACCCGACTCATCCCGATGCGGACGCCAATGGGATCGTGCGGTATCCGGATATCGATGTGGTGAGCGAGATGACTAATCTCATGGCAGCCACGCGAGCCTACGAGGCCAACGTCACAGTTCTCGATGCCTTGAAGACGATGGCGATGCGTGCCTTGAGCATCGGGCGTGCCTGA
- a CDS encoding RidA family protein yields the protein MEIERRLEELGIELPPVPKPAGNYVHAVRTGNLLFLAGKGPWNPDGTVPIGKVGREVTVEEAYRHARSVGLVLLAVLKQELGDLDRVKRIVKVLGMVNADPDFGQHPEVINGCSDLFVDVFGERGRHARSAVGMGSLPRGITVEIEAIVEVE from the coding sequence GTGGAGATCGAGCGGAGACTCGAGGAACTCGGGATCGAGCTGCCACCGGTGCCGAAGCCGGCGGGCAATTACGTACACGCCGTGCGCACTGGCAATCTGCTCTTCTTGGCGGGCAAGGGACCGTGGAATCCCGACGGGACGGTTCCGATCGGCAAGGTAGGGCGGGAGGTGACCGTCGAGGAAGCGTATCGCCATGCTCGCTCGGTCGGTCTCGTGCTCCTCGCGGTTCTCAAGCAGGAACTCGGCGATCTCGACCGGGTGAAGCGGATCGTAAAGGTGCTGGGGATGGTGAACGCCGATCCCGACTTCGGTCAGCATCCGGAAGTCATCAATGGCTGCTCGGACCTGTTCGTCGACGTGTTCGGTGAGCGCGGTCGCCATGCGCGCTCGGCGGTCGGGATGGGCTCGCTGCCGAGAGGGATCACGGTCGAGATCGAAGCCATCGTCGAGGTCGAGTGA
- a CDS encoding aldehyde ferredoxin oxidoreductase family protein, with product MQAIHGRALVVDCSTGTAEPFPIPPAVSAAVLGGAGLASWLLLRFAPPRVDAWAPENPFVLAAGPFIGTGLTTSSKLAIATTSPQTGFIGDSLTSSYLALVLRRTGFDALVVVGRAPRWSVLFVDDDQVRLLPAEHLLGRDPEETAATLRSELGRDIRVAAIGRAGERLVRYAAVVNDGRLAGRTGPGAVLGAKRIKAIAVRGTGRFPAVADPDGVHRAARQLATRSLGPETAKYRELGTVANLAFFSRLGVLPTRNFQAGSFPAAEALSGERLVTQHRADRQACAACTVGCEHHFRTSDGGPATTVRLEYETLFALGSLCGIEDPNVVLRAAALCDRYGMDAISAGGTIAWAMECVERGVPLPGSPDEWPRFGDGASLLRTLEAIGERRGPLGALLAEGSRRAAAIIGHGSETWAMHVKGLELPGYHPKRLRAMALGFAVTPRGACHNRTSAYEIDFSEDAPALAERIAQATARSEDRSALLDALPLCKFLRHCFDDFFVEAANLVRLVTGLSCDADELQRTGERIVTLKKLFNLRQGWTRSDDTLPSRLLGPNGIDPAELDRLIRAYYRVRGWAADGSIPPERLRDLGLESLLDSVSIGS from the coding sequence ATGCAGGCGATCCACGGTCGCGCACTCGTCGTCGATTGCTCCACTGGCACTGCTGAACCGTTTCCCATCCCGCCTGCCGTCAGTGCCGCTGTTCTCGGTGGTGCCGGGCTCGCCAGCTGGCTCCTCCTCCGCTTCGCTCCACCGCGGGTCGATGCTTGGGCACCAGAAAATCCCTTCGTTCTCGCGGCTGGCCCGTTCATCGGGACCGGACTCACCACGTCGAGCAAGCTCGCGATCGCGACGACATCCCCGCAGACCGGCTTCATCGGGGATTCCCTCACCTCGAGCTATCTGGCACTCGTCCTGCGGCGGACCGGCTTCGATGCCCTCGTGGTCGTGGGCAGGGCGCCGCGCTGGTCGGTCCTCTTCGTCGACGACGATCAGGTTCGCCTGTTGCCAGCTGAGCATCTGCTCGGACGCGACCCCGAGGAGACTGCAGCCACTCTGCGCAGCGAACTCGGCCGCGACATCAGAGTCGCCGCGATCGGCCGTGCTGGGGAACGACTCGTCCGCTACGCGGCGGTCGTCAACGACGGGCGTCTCGCTGGACGCACCGGGCCGGGGGCTGTTCTCGGGGCCAAACGGATCAAGGCGATCGCCGTGCGCGGGACCGGACGATTTCCAGCGGTCGCCGATCCGGACGGAGTCCATCGGGCTGCGCGCCAGCTGGCCACGCGTAGTCTCGGTCCCGAAACCGCCAAGTATCGCGAACTCGGGACTGTGGCCAACCTCGCCTTTTTTAGCCGGCTCGGTGTCCTCCCGACCCGCAACTTCCAGGCCGGATCGTTCCCCGCGGCCGAGGCGCTTTCCGGGGAGAGACTGGTCACCCAGCACCGGGCTGATCGGCAGGCGTGTGCGGCCTGCACGGTCGGCTGCGAGCATCACTTCCGGACCAGCGATGGTGGCCCCGCGACCACGGTTCGACTCGAGTACGAGACACTGTTCGCCCTCGGCTCGCTGTGCGGCATCGAGGACCCGAACGTCGTCCTGCGGGCAGCAGCGCTCTGTGACCGCTACGGGATGGACGCCATCAGCGCTGGGGGAACGATCGCTTGGGCGATGGAATGCGTCGAGCGGGGTGTCCCCTTGCCAGGCTCACCCGACGAGTGGCCTCGTTTCGGCGATGGGGCCAGCCTCCTGCGCACGCTGGAAGCGATCGGAGAGCGCCGCGGCCCGCTCGGCGCTCTCTTGGCCGAAGGCTCGCGGCGGGCTGCTGCCATCATCGGCCATGGCAGCGAGACCTGGGCGATGCACGTTAAAGGGCTCGAGCTTCCCGGTTACCACCCCAAACGGTTGCGCGCCATGGCGCTCGGCTTCGCGGTCACCCCGCGCGGCGCGTGTCACAACCGAACGTCTGCCTACGAGATCGACTTCTCCGAGGACGCCCCCGCTTTGGCCGAACGGATCGCGCAGGCGACCGCCCGCAGCGAGGATCGCTCGGCCCTGCTCGATGCACTGCCCCTCTGCAAGTTCCTCCGCCACTGCTTCGATGATTTCTTCGTCGAAGCGGCCAACCTCGTCCGGCTCGTGACTGGCCTTTCCTGTGACGCAGACGAACTCCAGCGGACCGGCGAGCGCATCGTCACGCTCAAAAAGCTCTTCAACCTGCGCCAGGGGTGGACCCGCTCCGATGATACGCTTCCATCGCGCCTGCTCGGCCCAAACGGCATCGATCCAGCCGAACTGGACAGGCTCATCAGGGCATACTACCGTGTACGCGGCTGGGCGGCCGATGGGTCGATTCCGCCGGAACGCCTGCGCGATCTTGGATTGGAATCGTTGCTCGACTCCGTTTCGATCGGATCGTAA